In Rattus rattus isolate New Zealand chromosome 3, Rrattus_CSIRO_v1, whole genome shotgun sequence, one genomic interval encodes:
- the Ppwd1 gene encoding peptidylprolyl isomerase domain and WD repeat-containing protein 1 isoform X1, with protein MAAEIGSDSQLKRRRRRDPEGSEKTELSEREPALAVEGREEDDDENEERWVGPLPVEATLAKKRKVLEFERVYLENLPSASMYERSYMHRDVITHVVCTKTDFIITASHDGHVKFWKKIEEGIEFVKHFRSHLGIIESIAVSSEGALFCSVGDDKAMKVFDVVNFDMINMLKLGYFPGQCEWIYCPGDAISSVAASEKSTGKIFIYDGRGDNQPLHIFDKLHVSPLTQIRLNPVYKAVVSSDKSGMIEYWTGPPHEYKFPKNVNWEYKTDTDLYEFAKCKAYPTSICFSPDGKKIATIGSDRKVRIFRFLTGKLMRVFDESLSMFTELQQMRQQLPDMEFGRRMAVERELEKVDAVRLINIVFDETGHFVLYGTMLGIKVINVETNRCVRILGKQENIRVMQLALFQGIAKKHRAAATIEMKASENPVLQNIQADPTIVCTSFKKNRFYMFTKREPEDTKSADSDRDVFNEKPSKEEVMAATQAEGPKRVSDSAIVHTSMGDIHIKLFPVECPKTVENFCVHSRNGYYNGHTFHRIIKGFMIQTGDPTGTGMGGESIWGGEFEDEFHSTLRHDRPYTLSMANAGSNTNGSQFFITVVPTPWLDNKHTVFGRVTKGMEVVQRISNVKVNPKTDKPYEDVSIINITVK; from the exons ATGGCGGCAGAGATTGGTAGCGATTCGCAGCTGAAGAGAAGAAGACGCCGGGACCCAGAGGGATCAGAAAAAACGGAACTAAGCGAGCGAGAACCGGCACTGGcagtggaggggagagaagaagatgatgatgagaaTGAAGAGCGCTGGGTCGGGCCTTTACCGGTGGAAGCAACACTCGCCAAGAAGAGGAAAG ttctaGAGTTCGAAAGAGTCTACCTTGAAAATCTCCCCAGTGCATCCATGTATGAGCGCAGTTACATGCACCGAGATGTTATCACACATGTGGTGTGCACCAA AACAGATTTTATTATCACTGCCAGTCATGATGGGCATGtcaaattttggaaaaaaatagaagaaggaaTTGAGTTTGTTAAACATTTTCGTAGTCACCTAG GAATTATTGAGAGCATTGCAGTTAGCTCTGAGGGAGCATTGttctgttctgttggtgatgataaAGCAATGAAGGTGTTCGATGTGGTAAACTTTGACATGATCAATATGCTGAAGCTTGG CTACTTTCCTGGACAATGTGAGTGGATATACTGCCCAGGAGATGCCATCTCTTCAGTTGCTGCTTCGGAGAAGAGTACAggaaaaattttcatttatgatgGTCGAGGAGATAACCAGCCACTTCATATTTTTGACAAACTCCATGTATCCCCTCTTACTCAGATAAGACTAAACCCAGTTTACAAAGCAGTGGTGTCTTCTGACAAATCTGGAATGATTGAGTACTGGACTGGACCACCGCATGAATATAAATTCCCTAAAAATGTGAACTGGGAGTATAAAACGGACACAGATTTATATGAATTCGCCAAGTGTAAGGCGTATCCAACCAGCATATGCTTTTCACCTGATGGGAAGAAAATAGCAACCATTGGATCAGACAGAAAAGTTAGAATTTTCAGGTTTTTAACTGGAAAACTCATGAGGGTCTTTGATGAATCGTTAAGT ATGTTTACTGAACTGCAGCAGATGAGGCAACAGCTACCAGACATGGAATTTGGCCGACGAATGGCTGTAGAACGTGAGCTGGAGAAAGTGGATGCTGTAAGATTAATTAATATCGTTTTTGATGAAACCGGACACTTCGTGCTCTATGGAACAATGCTGGGCATTAAAGTAATAAATGTAGAAACAAATCG GTGTGTGCGGATTTTAGGCAAGCAAGAGAACATTCGAGTGATGCAACTGGCTTTGTTTCAGGGAATAGCCAAAAAGCATCGAGCTGCAGCTACCATAGAGATGAAAGCTTCGGAAAACCCTGTTCTCCAGAACATTCAAGCTGACCCAACCATAGTCTGTACATCTTTCAAGAAGAATCGGTTTTATATG tttACCAAACGAGAACCAGAAGATACGAAAAGTGCAGATTCTGACAGAGATGTTTTTAATGAGAAACCTTCTAAAGAAGAAGTCATGGCAGCTACTCAAGCTGAAGGGCCAAAACGAGTTTCTGACAGTGCCATTGTTCACACAAGCATGGGAGACATTCACATCAAACTTTTTCCTGTTGA gTGTCCCAAGACTGTAGAAAATTTCTGTGTTCACAGCAGAAATGGTTATTACAATGGGCATACATTCCACCGCATAATTAAG GGCTTCATGATTCAGACAGGAGATCCAACAGGCACTGGTATGGGGGGAGAAAGCATATGGGGAGGAGAATTTGAGGATGAATTCCACTCAACATTACGACATGACAGACCTTACACACTCAGCATGGCCAATGCTGGATCAAATACAAACGGATCCCAGTTCTTCATAACGGTAGTGCCAACA CCTTGGCTTGATAATAAGCACACCGTGTTTGGCCGAGTGACTAAAGGAATGGAGGTGGTACAGAGGATTTCCAATGTTAAAGTCAATCCCAAAACCGATAAGCCTTACGAGGATGTCAGCATCATAAATATCACTGTCAAGTGA
- the Ppwd1 gene encoding peptidylprolyl isomerase domain and WD repeat-containing protein 1 isoform X2 — translation MMRMKSAGSGLYRWKQHSPRRGKQPKTGVSSKYLILEFERVYLENLPSASMYERSYMHRDVITHVVCTKTDFIITASHDGHVKFWKKIEEGIEFVKHFRSHLGIIESIAVSSEGALFCSVGDDKAMKVFDVVNFDMINMLKLGYFPGQCEWIYCPGDAISSVAASEKSTGKIFIYDGRGDNQPLHIFDKLHVSPLTQIRLNPVYKAVVSSDKSGMIEYWTGPPHEYKFPKNVNWEYKTDTDLYEFAKCKAYPTSICFSPDGKKIATIGSDRKVRIFRFLTGKLMRVFDESLSMFTELQQMRQQLPDMEFGRRMAVERELEKVDAVRLINIVFDETGHFVLYGTMLGIKVINVETNRCVRILGKQENIRVMQLALFQGIAKKHRAAATIEMKASENPVLQNIQADPTIVCTSFKKNRFYMFTKREPEDTKSADSDRDVFNEKPSKEEVMAATQAEGPKRVSDSAIVHTSMGDIHIKLFPVECPKTVENFCVHSRNGYYNGHTFHRIIKGFMIQTGDPTGTGMGGESIWGGEFEDEFHSTLRHDRPYTLSMANAGSNTNGSQFFITVVPTPWLDNKHTVFGRVTKGMEVVQRISNVKVNPKTDKPYEDVSIINITVK, via the exons atgatgagaaTGAAGAGCGCTGGGTCGGGCCTTTACCGGTGGAAGCAACACTCGCCAAGAAGAGGAAAG CAGCCCAAGACTGGTGTAAGCTCCAAAT ATCTAA ttctaGAGTTCGAAAGAGTCTACCTTGAAAATCTCCCCAGTGCATCCATGTATGAGCGCAGTTACATGCACCGAGATGTTATCACACATGTGGTGTGCACCAA AACAGATTTTATTATCACTGCCAGTCATGATGGGCATGtcaaattttggaaaaaaatagaagaaggaaTTGAGTTTGTTAAACATTTTCGTAGTCACCTAG GAATTATTGAGAGCATTGCAGTTAGCTCTGAGGGAGCATTGttctgttctgttggtgatgataaAGCAATGAAGGTGTTCGATGTGGTAAACTTTGACATGATCAATATGCTGAAGCTTGG CTACTTTCCTGGACAATGTGAGTGGATATACTGCCCAGGAGATGCCATCTCTTCAGTTGCTGCTTCGGAGAAGAGTACAggaaaaattttcatttatgatgGTCGAGGAGATAACCAGCCACTTCATATTTTTGACAAACTCCATGTATCCCCTCTTACTCAGATAAGACTAAACCCAGTTTACAAAGCAGTGGTGTCTTCTGACAAATCTGGAATGATTGAGTACTGGACTGGACCACCGCATGAATATAAATTCCCTAAAAATGTGAACTGGGAGTATAAAACGGACACAGATTTATATGAATTCGCCAAGTGTAAGGCGTATCCAACCAGCATATGCTTTTCACCTGATGGGAAGAAAATAGCAACCATTGGATCAGACAGAAAAGTTAGAATTTTCAGGTTTTTAACTGGAAAACTCATGAGGGTCTTTGATGAATCGTTAAGT ATGTTTACTGAACTGCAGCAGATGAGGCAACAGCTACCAGACATGGAATTTGGCCGACGAATGGCTGTAGAACGTGAGCTGGAGAAAGTGGATGCTGTAAGATTAATTAATATCGTTTTTGATGAAACCGGACACTTCGTGCTCTATGGAACAATGCTGGGCATTAAAGTAATAAATGTAGAAACAAATCG GTGTGTGCGGATTTTAGGCAAGCAAGAGAACATTCGAGTGATGCAACTGGCTTTGTTTCAGGGAATAGCCAAAAAGCATCGAGCTGCAGCTACCATAGAGATGAAAGCTTCGGAAAACCCTGTTCTCCAGAACATTCAAGCTGACCCAACCATAGTCTGTACATCTTTCAAGAAGAATCGGTTTTATATG tttACCAAACGAGAACCAGAAGATACGAAAAGTGCAGATTCTGACAGAGATGTTTTTAATGAGAAACCTTCTAAAGAAGAAGTCATGGCAGCTACTCAAGCTGAAGGGCCAAAACGAGTTTCTGACAGTGCCATTGTTCACACAAGCATGGGAGACATTCACATCAAACTTTTTCCTGTTGA gTGTCCCAAGACTGTAGAAAATTTCTGTGTTCACAGCAGAAATGGTTATTACAATGGGCATACATTCCACCGCATAATTAAG GGCTTCATGATTCAGACAGGAGATCCAACAGGCACTGGTATGGGGGGAGAAAGCATATGGGGAGGAGAATTTGAGGATGAATTCCACTCAACATTACGACATGACAGACCTTACACACTCAGCATGGCCAATGCTGGATCAAATACAAACGGATCCCAGTTCTTCATAACGGTAGTGCCAACA CCTTGGCTTGATAATAAGCACACCGTGTTTGGCCGAGTGACTAAAGGAATGGAGGTGGTACAGAGGATTTCCAATGTTAAAGTCAATCCCAAAACCGATAAGCCTTACGAGGATGTCAGCATCATAAATATCACTGTCAAGTGA